The Plasmodium vivax chromosome 12, whole genome shotgun sequence genomic interval CCCCTGTAGAGAATACAAAATTTTCGCTTCGTAATTTCGGTACTTCACTGGGGTGGGGAAATATCTGAAAATTTCCAagttggccattttttttattttcttatttctTTGAAGTGTGTAGGAGGTGCTGCTAACGTTTGGGGTTTCTCCCCCGTCCAGTTTCTCCTGAGGAGCGGGGGTAACCGGGGAGTGCTCCCCATGTAATTCCCCCGTGTGTAGCTTCTCCACATGTAACTCCCCCGTGTGTAACTTCTCCCCGTGTAACTCCCCCGTGTGTAACTTCTCCCCGTGTAACTCCCCCGTGTGTAACTTCTCCCCGTGTGACCCCCCTCCACTGTCACACCGCGCCCGCTGCGCAGACGGCGTACCCCCCAGGTGGCCACCACCGCGACGACTTGCGGCCTCCCCCGCGGTTAGCGGTAACAGTGCCCGCTCGCCAAAGTGCTGCTCACCGAACATGCTTAAGCTGGGGGTTATTTTCGGGAAAATATACGTGTGACTGGACCTCGGGGTGGATATGTAACTCTCGCAGTAGCTCTCTTCACTCATGTCCTTCGGATTATACAAAAACAATTTACATGCCACGTACTTTCCTCTATACTTAGCCCTGAACACCTGCGCGTAGCTCCCCCCACCAACTTTATTAAGTATCATAATCTCGCTATTGCAAATCGTCTCTATTTcattaaaggaaaatttccTACTcgtattaaaatttaaagacaACGGATCAGCACTATCCATAGAATTAACTAAAAATCTAAAAACAGATAAGACGAATTTACGCACATAagaattatttatgtttaatCTTTTCAATTCCTTGTCTGTGAGCTTGAGGATGTGGTACCCCCTTATCTTGTGGATCTTAAATAAGTAGGCTTCCTTCTTCAAGCCTAtcatttttagaaaattgTATAGCATATTCACGGACCACTTGTTATAATCCGATGCTCTCAACTTCACATCTTCATTAATTAAATCAAATTTGTCATCGTTCGACGTTAGGTAATCGTCTATGAAGAGGAAACAGTTCTTCTGTCTATCGTCGTGCGTTTCGGGGAAGGTCGCTCCGCGTAAACGTCTTCTTATGTACGCCTTATCGGGGTGGCCAAAATGgagctcctccttttttggatCCTCTTCCTTCTGCTCAGTGTTacatttgggggggttcACCCCTCTGATGGAATCCGGTATGACCTCTCTCCACtggtcgcttccccccccgatggAATCCGGTATGACCTCTCTCCACtggtcgcttccccccccgatggAATCCGGTATGACCTCTCTCCACTGATCGCTGCCCTCCCCGGTGGAACCCCGCATGGCCTCTCTCCACTggtcgctcccccccccgtcgAACTCCTCCTGGCTCTCCATGAACTCCTCAAAGGTCCTAATTTCGTTGTTCTTTATCACAAAATTGTCGTTATTGATGTTATCGCACAGTAGGTTTCTGTACTCGTCGGTGATGATGATGTTCAGCTTGTTCTGGCCCTCCCCCTCCGCCTCTACCTCTACCTCCGCTTCTGCATCTACCTCCGCTTCTGCATCTACCTCCGCTTCTGCATCTACCTCCGCTTCTGCATCTACCTCCGCTTCTGCATCTACCTCCGCTTCTGCATCTACCTCCACTTCTGCCTCTTCCTCGTCCGACGACTCCGTCTTGAAGTGCGCGCGGCGCtctgcctcctcccccctcacAGCCACGTCCGCTCTGTCCACATCCTTGTACGTCTCCCCGTCCGTATCCTTATGCGTGTCATCCCTGTAAACGCCCACACTGCCTTCACTCGCAGTGCCACCCGCTTCATTCGTAAAAGCGGCTCGACTCTTCGTGCGCCTCTTCCCTCCCTTGAAGAATTCCCCCACGTCCTCCTCCTGGTCATCCACACTGAGCACTCCCGAATCTGCCGCGTACCCCCCCTTCTCGTCATCGTTAGATAAGTGAGTCCCCTCATCATCTGCTTTGCTCGAATGTACTTCCTCAACATGATTGTTGTTCTGTAGGTGCAAAATTGTGAGTCCATCTCCATTCATGTTAACTCTGCCCAATTGCTTCCCGCGCTCCGAGAACACCGTGACGGGCTGAGCGCAGCTCCGCGTAGTGGCGCCCTCCACTGAGGCGGTTCCCTCTTCGTTCTCTCCATTGAAACTATTCTCTCCATTGAGGCtattctccccatttgggatgctctccccatttgggatgctctccccatttgggctGCTCCCCCCATGTGGGTCGTCTCCGGACGAGGCCGACTCCTCGTCCGTGTCGAACGACGTCACGATGATGCTCATCGGGCTGGAGCAATGCGTGGTGGTTTTCTGCTCCCTCCTCTTCCTGGAGGAGGCCGATTTGTCGTTCTTCAAAAAGGCGTTCCTATTCagaataatattattctttatcAAGTGCATCATGGGTGGCTTCAGATAGTTGATCGAGCGCGCAGGTGTCGTCTTATGTTTGCTGTTTCTTCTAATGTAGCTAGACACGACGGTAAGATTTTTGGCCTTCCCTgcttgttccctttttttgggggagcCCTCATTATCCTTTATACTGTTCAGCAGATTATTCATGAGAACATTTTCTTTGTACAATCTGTTGCTATTCGGGGTGGTAAAAACCCCAGGGGTCCTCCTGAAATCGGAGCAGTGTGCGTAGTTACTTATCGTTGGGAATTTCTGCGGACAGAACAGATTCACTTCTGACTTGGTCATGtaacttttattttcgcaGAGTGCCCCTTCTACATTT includes:
- a CDS encoding sexual stage-specific protein kinase, putative (encoded by transcript PVX_083360A), which gives rise to MNELYPGVSRKLFCNSDKLFYDNIRNLDERLNVNDNFNENKYEQLYRERYARNNRRFKTEPPKNICERGGSQFYSSFFNSIFKSLSKNVMYSEEDKQREEDAKEKKKKTSSRHSNHSRNVKLPHLAKRDNGSKRGAASSEEDDEEDLQTEGESGEVSSAEGSSGEHGSGDHRSGDYRFGGAPREGAKRMEQNRRVQKMVNSGQKAAIGGHKTANSAKLVNSDVISDVFLKKNVKSLVVHDTGGIDIELIENENPEFLYHTYTGNRISNMYYAYDDSIKSKEYCDDKKINRFNSSFSRREGGLAGESITGEASPRGSSAKGSSAHSGRRENKQNTSHYKSEFSTDSNNSKRCDEQSCSKKSEMEEKVSSWSNEVCYYDSCNTYEGSRNKGTSNWSGERSKMFDSYSSVSSISANTSEREKGRKYHYIGETLNNVRNGWGMLIYNDRVIFEGEYKMNNAIGYFIKYNEYSTEIGFRSPLSIKSVVIMSDSDNFIIQNRCENLESVKSDEMAASQNGAQKLEDNDSVEVDIKGKEGELTCEGNVEGALCENKSYMTKSEVNLFCPQKFPTISNYAHCSDFRRTPGVFTTPNSNRLYKENVLMNNLLNSIKDNEGSPKKREQAGKAKNLTVVSSYIRRNSKHKTTPARSINYLKPPMMHLIKNNIILNRNAFLKNDKSASSRKRREQKTTTHCSSPMSIIVTSFDTDEESASSGDDPHGGSSPNGESIPNGESIPNGENSLNGENSFNGENEEGTASVEGATTRSCAQPVTVFSERGKQLGRVNMNGDGLTILHLQNNNHVEEVHSSKADDEGTHLSNDDEKGGYAADSGVLSVDDQEEDVGEFFKGGKRRTKSRAAFTNEAGGTASEGSVGVYRDDTHKDTDGETYKDVDRADVAVRGEEAERRAHFKTESSDEEEAEVEVDAEAEVDAEAEVDAEAEVDAEAEVDAEAEVDAEAEVEVEAEGEGQNKLNIIITDEYRNLLCDNINNDNFVIKNNEIRTFEEFMESQEEFDGGGSDQWREAMRGSTGEGSDQWREVIPDSIGGGSDQWREVIPDSIGGGSDQWREVIPDSIRGVNPPKCNTEQKEEDPKKEELHFGHPDKAYIRRRLRGATFPETHDDRQKNCFLFIDDYLTSNDDKFDLINEDVKLRASDYNKWSVNMLYNFLKMIGLKKEAYLFKIHKIRGYHILKLTDKELKRLNINNSYVRKFVLSVFRFLVNSMDSADPLSLNFNTSRKFSFNEIETICNSEIMILNKVGGGSYAQVFRAKYRGKYVACKLFLYNPKDMSEESYCESYISTPRSSHTYIFPKITPSLSIGGGSHGEKLHTGELHGEKLHTGELHGEKLHTGELHVEKLHTGELHGEHSPVTPAPQEKLDGGETPNVSSTSYTLQRNKKIKKMANLEIFRYFPTPVKYRNYEAKILYSLQGCSHVIKLLGVCSLREGEESLILQYCAGGSLEKYIYMDEKKKNSAYMRYLSRPKIVKIFQQVAEGMHNVHSNHFFHRDLKLSNILLDANQDAVISDFGLSTHFSLNDSPTAYAMYGNIFYAAPEVLKGEGFFKESDVWSFGVSLWEALTRKIAYDGMSASESFCKISAGELVLPIPKDLPSELSELLRSMLEYDFTRRPLFDVIAKRLERIRLEADKKLHVDILSFFDG